From Vidua macroura isolate BioBank_ID:100142 chromosome 8, ASM2450914v1, whole genome shotgun sequence, one genomic window encodes:
- the LOC128810739 gene encoding C-type lectin domain family 2 member B-like isoform X2 gives MTREQGAVCSRERDVGSELEESEFCSTHGVVKKALENRAATGNALRRFPGKWFSSHPVLVALLILLLLVLVLALGVALAVQSAQLPLTPATPLLVLGCPRGWVGYNGVCYYLSRDYSTWEQGQERCSELGASLAILKDEEMDLLFRLRGNVDYWLGLRRRGERLHWGDGSSYSSSVPVLGNSECVYLADDKFRTMSCSNERPYVCSKAQAAL, from the exons ATGACTCGGGAGCAAGGTGCTGTTTGTTCCAGGGAGAGAGATGTGGGCAGTGAGCTGGAGGAGAGTGAATTCTGCTCCACTCATGGGGTGGTGAAgaaggctctggagaacagAGCAGCAACAGGGAATGCACTCAGAAGATTCCCGG GTAAATGGTTCAGCTCCCATCCCGTGCTCGTGGCGTTGCTgattctgctgctcctggtgctggtgctggctttGGGGGTGGCCTTGGCTGTGCAGTCAG cacagcttccaCTTACACCTGCGACTCCGCTGTTGGTTCTGGGCTGTCCCCGTGGCTGGGTTGGGTACAATGGAGTCTGCTACTACTTGTCAAGGGATTACAGCACCTGGGAGCAGGGTCAGGAACGGTGCTCCGAGCTCGGGGCCTCCCTGGCCATTCTCAAGGATGAGGAAATG GATTTGCTCTTCCGCCTCCGCGGGAACGTCGATTACTGGCTCGGGCTGCGCAGACGGGGCGAGCGCCTGCACTGGGGGGATGGCAGCAGCTACAGCTCCTC ggtTCCTGTCCTGGGCAATTCTGAGTGTGTGTACCTGGCTGATGATAAATTCAGGACTATGAGCTGCTCAAATGAGCGGCCGTATGTCTGCAGCAAGGCCCAAGCTGCCCTGTAA
- the LOC128810739 gene encoding C-type lectin domain family 2 member B-like isoform X1 → MTREQGAVCSRERDVGSELEESEFCSTHGVVKKALENRAATGNALRRFPGKWFSSHPVLVALLILLLLVLVLALGVALAVQSAAQLPLTPATPLLVLGCPRGWVGYNGVCYYLSRDYSTWEQGQERCSELGASLAILKDEEMDLLFRLRGNVDYWLGLRRRGERLHWGDGSSYSSSVPVLGNSECVYLADDKFRTMSCSNERPYVCSKAQAAL, encoded by the exons ATGACTCGGGAGCAAGGTGCTGTTTGTTCCAGGGAGAGAGATGTGGGCAGTGAGCTGGAGGAGAGTGAATTCTGCTCCACTCATGGGGTGGTGAAgaaggctctggagaacagAGCAGCAACAGGGAATGCACTCAGAAGATTCCCGG GTAAATGGTTCAGCTCCCATCCCGTGCTCGTGGCGTTGCTgattctgctgctcctggtgctggtgctggctttGGGGGTGGCCTTGGCTGTGCAGTCAG cagcacagcttccaCTTACACCTGCGACTCCGCTGTTGGTTCTGGGCTGTCCCCGTGGCTGGGTTGGGTACAATGGAGTCTGCTACTACTTGTCAAGGGATTACAGCACCTGGGAGCAGGGTCAGGAACGGTGCTCCGAGCTCGGGGCCTCCCTGGCCATTCTCAAGGATGAGGAAATG GATTTGCTCTTCCGCCTCCGCGGGAACGTCGATTACTGGCTCGGGCTGCGCAGACGGGGCGAGCGCCTGCACTGGGGGGATGGCAGCAGCTACAGCTCCTC ggtTCCTGTCCTGGGCAATTCTGAGTGTGTGTACCTGGCTGATGATAAATTCAGGACTATGAGCTGCTCAAATGAGCGGCCGTATGTCTGCAGCAAGGCCCAAGCTGCCCTGTAA